A single window of Candidatus Obscuribacter sp. DNA harbors:
- a CDS encoding DUF502 domain-containing protein, giving the protein MASTTLPLFDYKLVGAAVFHFLFEETNMQNTNLINRVFQHCKTLMIRGAIVFFPFAALIYGIKLALTIADGWLGDLVTAIAGHFNPAVTQLHSSPIFSLILLALMFYTLGSVVSWRIGNSLFKWVEGRILQIKGIGSIYGSLRKVVNMVGESDSKNKFKRVVSVPFLPEGGRTIAFVTNEVVDVTTGGKWIYVFIPTPPNPISGLVASYPEEKVVDSEMTIEEAIQHCVSLGMATPALQTITPAVKS; this is encoded by the coding sequence ATGGCTTCAACAACGCTGCCGCTTTTTGACTACAAGCTAGTCGGGGCGGCAGTTTTTCATTTCCTCTTTGAAGAGACAAATATGCAAAATACCAATTTGATTAACCGAGTTTTTCAGCACTGTAAGACCTTGATGATTCGCGGCGCGATTGTATTCTTTCCGTTTGCCGCCTTGATTTATGGTATTAAATTGGCCCTGACTATCGCCGATGGTTGGCTGGGCGACCTGGTCACAGCAATCGCCGGACACTTTAATCCTGCCGTTACTCAGTTGCACTCCAGCCCGATTTTTAGCCTGATACTGCTAGCTCTCATGTTTTATACGCTAGGTAGTGTTGTCTCCTGGCGTATCGGCAATAGCTTGTTTAAGTGGGTCGAAGGACGCATTTTGCAGATTAAGGGCATAGGCTCAATCTATGGCTCTTTGCGCAAAGTGGTAAATATGGTCGGAGAATCCGATAGCAAAAATAAGTTTAAGCGGGTTGTATCTGTACCATTTTTGCCAGAAGGCGGACGCACCATAGCTTTTGTCACAAACGAAGTTGTGGATGTTACTACTGGAGGTAAATGGATCTACGTCTTTATCCCTACTCCACCTAATCCAATAAGCGGTCTTGTGGCCTCTTATCCAGAAGAGAAGGTTGTTGATAGTGAAATGACTATAGAAGAAGCAATCCAGCACTGCGTATCACTTGGTATGGCTACGCCTGCTTTGCAGACAATTACGCCAGCCGTTAAATCCTAA
- a CDS encoding rhomboid family intramembrane serine protease yields the protein MSTQTDINNTPTPRLTLVVAILVAANVAFFLLTLITNTDPTRAFGLSVAPFAEATNPFSWLWSLRLLVLHSFFHENWGHLIPNMMFLLAFGPILEFRVGSRAFAYLYGTAILVSGLFSLYMHPAPDIESGEAIVALIGASGAISAVIAAVLLTAPRTVLMVVGGYVIQSWMMAVLFFVYQATQLALPGAMADSVGIHMIGALSGLAFIVGQKVRAHSGSTDAQG from the coding sequence ATGTCTACTCAAACTGATATCAATAACACCCCCACTCCCAGATTGACTCTGGTGGTGGCAATACTGGTGGCGGCCAACGTCGCTTTCTTCCTTTTGACACTGATTACTAATACCGATCCCACTAGAGCATTTGGCTTGTCCGTGGCGCCTTTTGCCGAGGCCACCAATCCGTTTAGCTGGCTCTGGTCTTTGAGGCTTTTGGTATTGCATTCGTTTTTCCATGAAAACTGGGGACACTTAATTCCTAATATGATGTTCCTATTGGCTTTTGGTCCGATACTGGAATTCAGAGTTGGCTCAAGAGCTTTTGCCTATCTCTACGGCACAGCTATTCTTGTTTCTGGGTTGTTTAGTTTGTATATGCATCCTGCTCCAGATATCGAAAGCGGGGAGGCGATAGTTGCACTGATAGGCGCGTCTGGAGCAATCTCTGCTGTGATTGCAGCCGTGCTTTTGACTGCTCCGCGCACTGTACTGATGGTCGTGGGCGGCTATGTCATACAAAGTTGGATGATGGCGGTTCTATTCTTTGTCTATCAAGCTACACAACTAGCCTTGCCTGGTGCTATGGCTGACTCAGTGGGTATCCATATGATTGGTGCTCTCAGTGGTCTGGCATTTATAGTCGGGCAAAAGGTGAGAGCGCACTCAGGAAGTACTGACGCACAGGGCTAA
- a CDS encoding AAA family ATPase produces MSDPNKSPNPDPNSPKNWAIGIGVLILLFVVLQIFNPGVPDTLAGDPDNITFADVKKAVQDDSTVKTVQFGRDMWGNEIVTVKRSNQKDMVAGVPPGGSTELSQIALSKHIDTDGTYKPPLKVAKPDGGDIFMVFLLNWGPILLLIGVWIYYMKKNGGMGGKKAEPKHQIVERGKVKQTFADFAGNPEAKEEVMDIVGFLKDPKALIDAGGRVPKGALMVGPPGNGKTLLARCIAGEAGVPFISISGSDFVEMYVGVGASRVRQLFESATQHAPCIVFIDEIDAVGRERGAGHGGGNDEREQTLNQILVELDGFNQKLGIFVIAATNRPDILDKALKRPGRLTRTINVESPDLEARKEILKVHAKGKNFGPDVDFEHVANETYGFSGADLEEVLDRATILMLKRVREAGARNEKLPMLINAADVEEATMEGSMKSVLAKTASRRQDPDIKRMLAFHEGGHALVTEHGYQRYLASGRNWAQKWGNAVRRLTIIGAANTGGHMQATPDTNTPVSTYESLLGQIATALGATISEIMFTGTRSTGNSQDLKQAYAIAKAMVTKYGMSKLGPISVGEDDENPNAGRVLGMGASYGLANESSNQIDHEIMLLLASGAKIAIKALRAREEFLHALVKVLVVKETIAREEWLTLWNQFTDKEVTDEQVEAELKTHWVQLFALSDEV; encoded by the coding sequence ATGAGCGATCCAAACAAATCTCCAAATCCAGATCCAAACTCGCCTAAAAACTGGGCGATTGGTATTGGTGTATTAATACTCTTGTTTGTTGTACTGCAGATTTTCAATCCTGGAGTGCCAGACACCCTTGCTGGCGATCCCGATAACATCACATTTGCGGACGTCAAAAAAGCTGTACAAGATGACAGTACAGTTAAGACCGTCCAGTTTGGTCGGGATATGTGGGGCAATGAAATTGTCACAGTCAAGCGCTCCAATCAAAAGGACATGGTTGCCGGTGTGCCACCTGGTGGTTCGACTGAGCTAAGTCAAATTGCCCTGAGCAAACACATCGACACCGATGGTACTTACAAACCGCCTTTGAAGGTTGCTAAGCCTGATGGCGGAGACATCTTTATGGTGTTTTTACTGAACTGGGGACCAATCCTGCTATTGATTGGTGTCTGGATTTACTACATGAAAAAGAACGGTGGTATGGGTGGCAAAAAAGCTGAACCCAAACATCAAATTGTAGAAAGAGGTAAGGTCAAACAAACCTTTGCTGATTTTGCCGGCAACCCCGAAGCAAAAGAAGAAGTGATGGATATCGTGGGATTTTTGAAAGATCCTAAAGCCCTGATAGATGCCGGCGGTCGTGTACCAAAAGGTGCATTGATGGTAGGCCCTCCAGGTAACGGTAAAACACTTTTAGCTCGCTGTATTGCTGGCGAAGCGGGAGTGCCATTTATCTCGATATCAGGCTCTGACTTTGTCGAGATGTATGTCGGTGTTGGTGCATCGCGTGTGCGTCAATTATTTGAATCAGCAACTCAGCACGCTCCTTGTATCGTATTCATCGATGAAATCGATGCAGTAGGTAGAGAACGTGGTGCCGGTCATGGTGGTGGTAACGACGAAAGAGAACAAACACTCAACCAAATATTGGTAGAGCTGGATGGCTTTAACCAAAAGTTGGGTATCTTTGTAATCGCAGCAACAAACCGTCCGGACATCCTGGACAAAGCCTTAAAACGTCCTGGTCGACTGACTCGTACAATCAATGTAGAGTCGCCAGACTTAGAAGCCCGCAAAGAAATCCTGAAAGTGCACGCAAAAGGCAAGAACTTTGGTCCTGACGTGGATTTTGAACACGTAGCAAATGAGACCTATGGTTTTAGTGGTGCTGACCTGGAAGAAGTATTGGACAGAGCGACAATCTTGATGTTAAAGAGAGTGCGCGAAGCGGGAGCTAGAAACGAAAAGTTGCCAATGTTGATCAATGCTGCTGACGTGGAAGAAGCAACCATGGAAGGCTCGATGAAATCAGTATTGGCGAAAACGGCCTCGAGAAGACAGGACCCGGATATCAAAAGAATGCTTGCCTTTCACGAAGGTGGACATGCTCTGGTGACAGAACATGGCTATCAACGTTATCTTGCAAGTGGTCGCAACTGGGCGCAAAAATGGGGCAACGCTGTACGACGTTTGACCATTATCGGCGCTGCCAACACTGGTGGTCACATGCAAGCGACTCCAGACACCAATACACCGGTGTCTACATATGAGTCATTGCTTGGTCAAATCGCGACGGCTCTGGGTGCTACTATCTCAGAAATCATGTTTACTGGTACCCGCTCTACTGGTAACAGTCAGGACTTGAAACAAGCTTATGCTATCGCTAAAGCGATGGTAACTAAATACGGCATGAGCAAACTGGGTCCAATCTCTGTCGGTGAAGATGATGAAAACCCTAATGCCGGTCGTGTACTTGGTATGGGTGCTAGCTATGGACTGGCTAACGAGTCGAGCAATCAGATTGACCATGAAATCATGCTGCTTTTGGCTAGCGGTGCAAAGATTGCTATTAAGGCACTGAGAGCCAGAGAAGAGTTTTTGCATGCTCTGGTAAAAGTACTTGTGGTCAAAGAAACCATTGCAAGAGAAGAATGGTTGACTCTATGGAATCAATTTACCGACAAAGAAGTCACAGACGAGCAAGTAGAAGCAGAGTTGAAAACCCACTGGGTGCAACTCTTTGCTTTGTCTGACGAGGTGTAA
- a CDS encoding AAA family ATPase, whose protein sequence is MLNEHADIEKVTFGKDAWGNEIVSVKRKDSIPVTAGSPPGGWEEISKLASAKGIETDGTYKPPLKQKVEKESALMSLLMSFGPILLIIAVFMYFARKNGGGMGAKKAEPKHQIVERGKVKQTFADFAGNPEAKEEVMDIVGFLKDPNALIEAGGRVPKGALMVGPPGNGKTLLARCIAGEAGVPFISISGSDFVEMYVGVGASRVRQLFESATQHAPCIVFIDEIDAVGRERGAGHGGGNDEREQTLNQILVELDGFNQKLGIFVIAATNRPDILDKALKRPGRLTRTINVESPDLEARKEILKVHAKGKNFGPDVDFEHVANETYGFSGADLEEVLDRATILMLKRVREAGEKNIKLPMLINAADVEEATMEGSMKAVLAKSASKRQDPDIKRMLAYHEGGHGLVTEHGYQRYLASGRNWSQKWGNAVRRLTIIGAANTGGHMQATPDTNTPVSTYESLLGQIATALGATISEIMFTGTRSTGNSQDLKQAYAIAKAMVTKYGMSKLGPISVGSDEENPNAGRALGMGASYGLAEESSNQIDHEIVLLLAAGARIAIRALKEREEFLHALVKVLVVKETIAREEWLALWNQYGNKAVSDCDVEMELENQWSKLAVLTVCDSPNGAKTYDSTAVRLDK, encoded by the coding sequence ATGCTCAATGAGCATGCTGATATTGAGAAAGTGACCTTTGGCAAAGATGCATGGGGCAACGAAATCGTCTCTGTCAAACGCAAAGACAGTATCCCTGTCACCGCTGGCTCTCCTCCCGGTGGCTGGGAAGAAATCAGTAAATTGGCCAGTGCAAAAGGCATTGAAACTGATGGTACTTACAAACCACCTCTAAAACAAAAGGTGGAGAAAGAATCAGCATTGATGTCGCTCTTAATGAGCTTCGGCCCTATACTGCTGATAATTGCAGTATTTATGTATTTTGCCAGAAAGAATGGTGGTGGTATGGGTGCCAAAAAGGCTGAACCCAAACACCAGATCGTTGAAAGAGGCAAGGTCAAGCAAACCTTTGCTGATTTTGCCGGTAACCCCGAAGCAAAAGAAGAAGTAATGGATATCGTGGGATTTTTGAAAGATCCCAATGCTCTGATAGAAGCCGGCGGTCGTGTACCAAAAGGTGCATTGATGGTGGGCCCTCCAGGTAACGGTAAAACACTTTTAGCTCGCTGTATTGCTGGCGAAGCGGGAGTGCCATTTATCTCGATATCAGGCTCTGACTTTGTCGAGATGTATGTCGGTGTTGGTGCATCACGTGTGCGTCAATTATTTGAATCAGCCACTCAGCACGCTCCTTGTATCGTATTTATCGATGAAATCGATGCAGTAGGTAGAGAACGTGGTGCCGGTCATGGTGGTGGTAACGACGAAAGAGAACAAACACTCAACCAAATATTGGTAGAGCTGGATGGCTTTAACCAAAAGTTGGGTATCTTTGTAATCGCAGCAACAAACCGTCCGGACATCCTGGACAAAGCCTTAAAACGTCCTGGTCGTCTGACTCGTACAATCAATGTAGAGTCGCCAGACTTAGAGGCCCGCAAAGAAATCCTGAAAGTGCACGCTAAAGGCAAGAACTTTGGTCCTGACGTGGATTTTGAACACGTTGCAAATGAAACCTATGGTTTTAGTGGTGCTGACCTGGAAGAAGTATTGGACAGAGCGACAATCTTGATGTTAAAGAGAGTGCGCGAAGCCGGCGAGAAAAACATCAAGTTGCCAATGTTGATCAATGCTGCTGATGTAGAAGAAGCAACCATGGAAGGCTCGATGAAAGCAGTACTGGCTAAATCTGCCTCTAAAAGGCAAGACCCAGATATCAAAAGAATGCTTGCCTATCACGAAGGTGGACATGGTCTGGTGACAGAGCATGGCTATCAACGTTATCTGGCAAGTGGTCGCAACTGGTCGCAAAAATGGGGTAACGCGGTACGTCGTTTGACCATTATCGGCGCCGCCAACACTGGTGGTCACATGCAAGCGACTCCAGACACCAATACACCGGTGTCTACATATGAGTCATTGCTTGGTCAAATCGCGACGGCTCTGGGAGCAACAATCTCAGAAATCATGTTTACTGGTACCCGCTCCACTGGCAACAGTCAGGACTTGAAGCAAGCTTATGCTATCGCTAAAGCGATGGTAACTAAATACGGCATGAGTAAGCTGGGTCCAATCTCTGTTGGCTCCGATGAAGAAAACCCCAATGCTGGTCGTGCACTTGGTATGGGTGCTAGCTATGGATTGGCGGAAGAGTCGAGCAACCAGATTGACCATGAAATCGTGTTGCTTCTGGCTGCCGGTGCAAGGATTGCTATCAGAGCTTTGAAAGAGCGCGAAGAATTTTTGCACGCTCTGGTAAAAGTACTTGTGGTCAAAGAAACCATTGCTAGAGAAGAATGGTTGGCTTTGTGGAATCAGTACGGCAACAAAGCAGTATCTGACTGCGACGTCGAAATGGAATTGGAAAACCAATGGAGTAAACTGGCAGTCCTGACAGTATGTGATTCACCAAACGGTGCAAAAACATACGACAGCACAGCTGTGCGCTTAGACAAATAA
- a CDS encoding 1-acyl-sn-glycerol-3-phosphate acyltransferase, which yields MRFETFVDLYLTSGYVPRTFAILQMFGRVLANIWIFVQVGRIKVNGRQLLKTPAHIIYIANHSSMFDPLIAFAILPRVCRYMTAVEEMRGIFGLKALFMGSFGSFAVDRKNGKTVIEPAIKILIGKEALVVFPEGKISPSGVMLPPKPGIALISSAAYNLLRYPEQVALIALSINYGKRDEATAKSSYGEMGFRWRGGVTVNVHPPIYLTRELADDPDALLTKAASTIASGLSLRA from the coding sequence ATGAGATTTGAGACCTTTGTGGACCTCTATTTGACAAGTGGCTATGTGCCCAGAACTTTTGCAATACTGCAAATGTTCGGTAGGGTGCTGGCCAATATCTGGATATTTGTGCAGGTTGGACGTATTAAGGTAAATGGCAGGCAATTGCTCAAGACACCTGCTCACATTATCTATATTGCCAATCACAGCTCAATGTTTGATCCATTGATTGCCTTTGCAATATTGCCGCGTGTCTGTCGCTATATGACTGCCGTGGAAGAAATGCGTGGCATATTTGGACTGAAGGCGCTCTTTATGGGCTCTTTTGGTTCTTTTGCGGTGGACCGAAAGAACGGAAAAACAGTGATAGAACCAGCTATCAAAATACTCATTGGCAAAGAGGCTTTAGTAGTATTTCCTGAGGGCAAAATCTCCCCCAGTGGTGTGATGCTACCGCCCAAGCCTGGTATAGCTTTGATCAGCTCTGCCGCATACAACTTGCTTCGTTACCCTGAACAAGTAGCATTGATTGCTCTGAGCATCAATTACGGTAAGCGAGATGAAGCTACCGCTAAGAGCTCTTATGGCGAAATGGGATTTAGATGGCGAGGTGGTGTGACAGTCAATGTTCACCCTCCTATCTACCTGACCAGAGAGTTGGCTGACGATCCTGATGCACTGCTTACCAAAGCTGCTTCTACGATTGCTTCAGGGCTGTCTTTACGTGCTTAG
- a CDS encoding acyl-CoA thioesterase: protein MTCHEHDNGHSGCPAIRVVMFPHHTNPAGNIFGGVILSNIDIAAGVASRSVTKHNTVTVCMKEVVFKEPVKVGDILTFWADVVKVGRTSITIRVKVEATRGNLVIPVTEGETIFVAVDKFDRPIPVDAPVGTLGGDDAEGSSFTARLNRMLRYLGF from the coding sequence ATGACTTGTCACGAACATGACAATGGACACAGTGGATGTCCGGCTATCCGTGTTGTAATGTTTCCCCATCATACAAACCCTGCCGGCAATATTTTTGGTGGTGTTATCCTCTCCAATATTGATATTGCCGCTGGTGTCGCATCGCGGTCTGTCACAAAGCACAACACTGTGACTGTCTGCATGAAAGAAGTGGTCTTTAAGGAGCCGGTAAAAGTGGGCGACATCCTCACATTTTGGGCGGATGTAGTTAAGGTGGGGCGCACTTCCATAACCATACGGGTTAAGGTAGAAGCGACACGCGGTAATCTTGTTATTCCGGTGACTGAGGGTGAGACTATATTTGTCGCTGTAGACAAATTTGATCGTCCCATACCAGTAGATGCACCGGTTGGTACTCTTGGTGGTGATGACGCTGAAGGTAGCTCTTTTACCGCCAGGCTCAATCGAATGCTGCGTTATCTTGGCTTTTAG